In Acropora muricata isolate sample 2 chromosome 11, ASM3666990v1, whole genome shotgun sequence, one DNA window encodes the following:
- the LOC136889148 gene encoding uncharacterized protein, which yields MNILVDIFDRYRLILNEDKTETMIFDPDNDAESDYPKTLIEINVFQIKNVQKFMFLGSHIKFNEVSTGEHEINIRLEAAKCKFAELENLLTNFKIKLKTRMVFYNAYVKSRMTYACQTWNLSDKLKQKLDSAHHQFLRRMVCNGFARIDREKEDFRFKFTNEKIRQFCCTTTLLEFIERQQIKFAAHICRQQNSTNTKQLMFNDDKYHRGGNFTKPLLQQAASNAVPDASEPVVEFVKQSRLRKW from the coding sequence ATGAACATCCTGGTCGACATTTTTGACCGATATCGACTGATACTCAACGAAGACAAAACAGAAACGATGATTTTCGACCCTGATAACGACGCAGAGTCAGACTACCCAAAAACTCTCATCGAAATCAATGTATTCCAGATCAAAAATGTACAGAAATTCATGTTTTTAGGCAGCCACATAAAGTTCAACGAGGTAAGCACTGGAGAGCACGAAATCAACATCCGATTAGAAgctgcaaaatgcaaatttgctgAGTTGGAAAATCTACTCACCAATTTTAAGATCAAACTCAAAACACGTATGGTATTTTACAACGCCTACGTAAAAAGCCGCATGACCTACGCTTGTCAAACCTGGAATCTCAGCGACAAGCTGAAACAAAAACTCGATTCCGCACACCACCAGTTTTTACGGCGTATGGTATGTAACGGATTTGCTCGCATCGACAGAGAAAAAGAGGATTTTCGGTTCAAGTTCACAAACGAGAAAATCCGCCAATTCTGCTGCACCACCACGCTCTTAGAATTCATCGAACGCCAGCAGATCAAATTCGCAGCCCACATCTGTCGACAGCAAAATAGCACCAACACCAAGCAGCTCATGTTCAACGATGACAAGTACCACCGCGGTGGAAACTTCACAAAACCTCTACTCCAGCAAGCCGCCTCAAATGCAGTCCCCGATGCTTCCGAACCAGTAGTCGAGTTTGTGAAGCAGTCGCGTCTTCGAAAATGGTGA
- the LOC136889149 gene encoding craniofacial development protein 2-like: MYKNTTASRLQHQFNTGSINVRTATCDAKCEEVIAREADRANLTICGLQETRRLKKGEVILNIPGKKSQYIFHWSGFERKREYGVGLLIRKSPFIQVENVNYHGPRHISASIVIKGCKVFVISAYAPTATATASAKSAFYCELNKIIKSRPQNSQLITIGDFNATAQAASSYTLFLGSTYITGDDLKSNENGEKLLDFCRKHDLSILNGWFDQKIPSRRNTWYSNDGKTCKCIDFIISNSQMKSWCINCRVKSSFDFDSDHRLGVATFRTPIRKIDRFRPRSDNRNTKKAQKRTP, encoded by the coding sequence ATGTATAAAAACACAACAGCCTCAAGACTTCAACACCAGTTCAATACTGGATCCATAAACGTTAGAACTGCAACCTGCGATGCTAAATGCGAAGAAGTGATTGCCCGCGAAGCTGACCGCGCAAATCTCACCATCTGCGGCCTACAAGAAACCCGACGACTGAAGAAAGGCGAGGTCATCCTCAACATCCCTGGGAAGAAATCTCAATATATCTTTCACTGGTCtggatttgaaagaaaaagggaGTACGGTGTTGGCCTACTCATAAGAAAGTCACCATTTATACAAGTCGAGAACGTCAACTACCACGGCCCTAGGCACATCTCGGCATCGATTGTTATCAAAGGGTGCAAGGTTTTCGTCATCTCAGCCTACGCCCCTACGGCAACGGCCACCGCGTCAGCAAAATCAGCATTCTACTGCGAACTGAATAAGATCATAAAATCAAGACCCCAAAACTCACAGCTAATCACGATAGGCGACTTCAATGCCACCGCTCAAGCAGCCTCCTCCTACACCCTCTTCCTCGGCTCTACCTACATCACCGGTGACGACCTAAAATCAAACGAAAACGGCGAAAAGCTCCTAGACTTCTGCCGCAAGCACGACCTATCGATCCTAAATGGCTGGTTCGATCAGAAGATCCCCTCTAGGAGGAACACATGGTATTCCAACGATGGGAAAACCTGCAAGTGTATCGACTTCATTATCTCGAACTCGCAGATGAAAAGCTGGTGCATAAATTGCAGGGTGAAATCGTCGTTCGACTTCGACAGTGACCATCGACTAGGCGTCGCGACATTCAGAACTCCTATCCGAAAAATCGACCGATTTCGACCGCGGTCCGACAACAGAAATACCAAAAAGGCTCAAAAAAGGACCCCCTGA